Proteins from a single region of Ciona intestinalis unplaced genomic scaffold, KH HT001196.1, whole genome shotgun sequence:
- the LOC108950950 gene encoding uncharacterized protein LOC108950950: protein MSSASTSKAPNFANRTFEEQDLQFVIIGILLCLTVIFSIVVVLYYLKRRPRYPFLTKHAMRAEKNYYAAISVPRERGIDSAGREAPETPQEEIYATVDSLRSTPTNTPLTQYGQATVNTGQRSISVATIDATMTSYLITSSNFSSPIQQLSLPSLPSLNDTTSSSETEYANLGVSLTNSMKDISVSKSPNLKRVSRSLQTSPTVGRDRSNNFKPVSKSLKDIRFG, encoded by the exons ATGTCGTCTGCATCGACGTCGAAAGCACCAAATTTTGCAAACCGAACGTTTGAAGAACAAGACCTCCAGTTCGTTATAATTGGTATCCTGTTATGTTTAACTGTAATTTTTAGTATTGTGGTCGTATTATACTACCTCAAACGGCGGCCAAGGTATCCGTTCTTAACAAAGCATGCCATGAGAGCCGAAAAAAATTACTACGCTGCAATATCGGTACCCCGGGAACGAGGAATCGATTCTGCGGGGAGAGAAGCACCTGAAACACCGCAGGAAGAAATTTATGCTACGGTCGACAGTCTACGAAGTACACCAACCAATACACCGTTAACTCAATACGGACAAGCGACTGTAAATACTGGGCAGCGATCTATCAGTGTTGCAACGATTGACGCcaccatgacgtcatatttgaTAACTTCATCGAATTTTTCATCGCCTATTCAACAGTTATCTTTACCATCGTTACCAAGCTTGAACGACACGACAAGCAGTAGTGAAACAGAATACGCGAACCTTGGAGTATCGTTGACAAATAGCATGAAG GATATATCCGTGTCAAAGTCGCCAAACTTAAAACGGGTGTCAAGATCTTTACAGACTTCTCCTACCGTGGGTCGTGACCGaagcaacaattttaaaccagtTTCGAAATCGCTGAAGGACATTAGATTTGGATAA